The following DNA comes from Vigna radiata var. radiata cultivar VC1973A chromosome 4, Vradiata_ver6, whole genome shotgun sequence.
TGCAGTCTTTGTGATCATAATAGTTGTCGGATAAATAAgatgaaatatgtttttgattctttaatttttagtaaaaactATAATTGGTCCTTTTTCAGAACTTAGACTAATTTAATGCAAAACATAGGAAAACACTAGAAAGGGGTAAATAGTACTTTTGAAACTTTTCACAAATGAAATATGATAGGTTTTCAACATATTGATAGACAAAAGACATGTCAAACGATGATGTTTAAAAGAGGCTTTAAGAAAACGTTTGAAGAAGCAAAGCAATAAAGcacaaattttatattggttcactcaacCTAAACTATGTCACATTCTCTCTTAAGAACTCTTAACAAGTTCCACTAATCTTCAGGAATATTACACAAGTTTTACCTCTCCAGGTTTAAAACGAGTATTCTCAACACTCATGGTTCACCCAGTTAAAAGTGCGAGTTTAACCACTCCTGATATACAAATATTCTAACCACTTCTGGTTCAACCCTCGACAACACATCTAGACTATTTAACTCAATTGAGCAAATaccaagtgttttaattctcttcagaatatATAACACAATCAGTGTTATGAgcaaatatatattgataactttcaaagagagaataaaaacaaaacaaagaaatatgaGATATTGTTAAGATTTTTTCtctcttagaaaattttgtTTCAGACTTATATGATCACAATAAGCTTGTTTGAGCCTTCACGAGTTCATAAAAATTATCCTTCTTATCTTCCTTTAAGCTTTcatctatttatagcttttcTTAAGAGATGATTATTAGATAAAGAGGTTGGCTTTAGGTAGAGTAGATAACCTTTAGGTGAGAATTTAGACTCAAGTCTACTTTACAGAGATACAATGCTTTATCAACCTTTATTAAAATAGATCTTGTACGATGTGACAAAGCAAAAGGCTTCAAGGGAAACATTCCTAGAATATTCTTCATATCTCTCAATGTTTTTTTCTTGGGTGTAGTGATTCTGATCATATCTTTCTACTTTAGTGATCTACACAAATATCAAGAACAAGGCATATATCgtacatgcattaaatattttgaatgttgataAGTGTTAGGTTGTATTGtctgttaaaaatattttatcatttgtcacTTCATTGATAAATACATCGTTTAGTAAAGCATACAATATATGTAAATCTGATGGTGTAAAACATTAAATGCtttattaaaagttgtttgtaaATGTAGCATTTAGCGTTTTTTTTGTTAGACAATACATTTTATAAAGACGCTTTTCTTTAATTAACACAATTTTTCTTTAAGCTTCAATGTTAACATGAGATAAACGCTTTTGTTCATAAAACATTAATTTGTAAGACGTTGCTCATTAGGcgtttaaatgttgtttgtaaAACGTTGTTTGTTGCCCATATTGTCTATTAGAAGATtcaataaaaaagttgttttcttttcttagacaATGTTTATAAACTTTGTTCATTAGACAATACAGTCtagaaaacattattataaacttGATTTTGTCTATAAAGgatgttacaaaatatttttatcttatacaCTCTTTCTTTAGAACAACTTTTCACACAAAACGATATTTCATTTAATGATTTTGGTAAACTTCAAGACTTGAGTCGCTAGATGGTCTAGTCTCTAGACGATCTTGTTTTAACATTTAGTCCCTCGTCATTAAAACTAtgtaaatttaatcattttaaccaaattttgttaagtttatttgagatTTCAAGTACATTTCTCCATTAACATTGAggaaaaaatatgtcaaacaatataaataactcaaatattatgatgaaatttgtttgaaacgtcaaataaatttaacaaagatTGATTAAAAGGGTTAAATCCACACGTTTATTAAGTTGAGAGATTAAATtagatcaaaattttaaataaaaaataattccaatttttactaACGGgtataaatttaacaaatccTTGTCTTTTTCTTGTCCACTAAGAAAAATTGGGTTTATCTCAGTTTGCGCATTTCGAAGTGGAGATGCGACGATGTAAGCGCATATGCACCAAATAGTCTTTATATTAGAGAAATGTTTCAGGTACACCAACCAATACGTTGGCCTACCACAACTTCAAACACTATTAAGTGGCATTATTGTATGGTGTActagaagaaaaaattattatctagCAAATCAATACGTAGTGAAGgatacaaatttaattagattGAGAATTTAAAGGTTAAAGGGGTTTGGGAGAAAATGTAGAGTGTAGGAGTAGCCCCTGGTCGTAGTTGAAACTATAcccaaataaacaaattaaataatagttaCATTAGTTAcgtagaaataagaaaaatatgaatttatacaAACCAATGACACAAAgatgattttatatattagttatctaatcgtttaaaaatatttaagatttcCTATTCATTGTTGATTAATTGTAATATAATACTTGTAATTTgtccaaataataattaaaacagataaataaatgtattttatattttagtttataatatttaattaaaaataaaatatatttctttaaccattttttaaggTATACTTTCTGGCTTTTAATGTTTGTATATATAtcaaaaagtataataaaatattcattatataaATCAATTGGAAAACTTATTTGATTGTATATCTAATTTCATAACCGATTGTATAGCTAActacatttaataattatatattaaccCAAATTTTTTCCGAATAAGTGTAACGAAGTAATCAACAACATTGTCTTAAAGCTACGATGATAACAATAATCAGATCATTAACTTGAAAAGGAATTCACCTGATAGTTATTGTTATTCTTTACTAATGTACAAAAACTTTTTAacaccatataaaaaaaaacactttttataccggttatcatataagtataaaagtaaaagtataaaaaatccattttttatatcttttatattggTTTAAGAATCAAGCGGTATAAAAGTTTCCCATTCCATACTCGTTAGATGAAcgaaattaaaaaggaaaaagtcattttaacaacattttttaacaatgcatacgtgacagcttgtgattggtccgttttaaatatttttttaaatataaattcaaaaagaccaataaagtgatgacatgtgttccgttgtcaaaaaagtagtcaaaaagtgttgtgaaAGTATCGTCCAATTAAAAAGTCCTTGCAAGACTATCTAACTACTTaacttttttctgttttgtttgcGTCTTAAGCATCATCTTTTATAAGAGAATATAGGACTAGTTGCTGGGATACAATGGCTTATGGACAAATTATCCTACAAGACTGAACGCTAATAATTTACCTAACTGTtcaacaacatatattttaagaataattaacaTTAACCAAATATTACACAAccattaaaaattcaaaaaaaaaaaaaactcaagcaacgaaataaaaaaactgaacCTTACCTCGAATAAAACTTACCTGAAAAAGCACTACTATTGGCAGCTATAAGTGtgaaaagaaggagaaaatgtaatagataaattaaaacagATTTAATATCATCTCAAAGATATTATAGGAAAAGATAAgactattatatatatctttaagaATGATAATTTAGAttatctttttatgattttatatatttttatatcttaataaataCATAGAGATAGAAGTAGTGCATACCCCATTTTCGGTGTCACATTACTTATCTTATAATCATCTAATGAAATATCTATTATTCTATTTCATTACTCAATTTCGAGGATATACACGTGTCTTATGCATGGTTTGAGTTTGTGGTTTGTGTCCTATAATATGAGAATTTACACAACATTTTACGTTGAGTGACTTTTGCTTGCAAGAAATgacttaaaaataacatatacttTTCTATGATCAAACTCGAAATTCaacttaaaagtaaattaatatgTCGCTCACACGTGTCAAAGATACATCTTCTAAACAAGTCAACCTCCAATAACCACTTAATCACTTAatgcagaaaggaaagaaattaGGAAGAGCATACGTTTAGAGaacaatttaagaaaaaaaaaaaaaggaactaGTTTCCTATTTACCACTCAAATTTTCCCATTCACTGGCCAACTCTAACAAGGTATGTTTTGAAGAACCATCTTTGAGTGCATGAGCAGCAAAATCTTTCAAAGTCCTCATTTTTTCACGCATTCCTTTACCTATTTCtcctttcatcaaacactttatcACCTTTGCAATTTCCTCCTTTTCCACTATGCCATCCTCGTTAAATCTTGGCCTCAATGCCACTTTCAGTCTTTCGGATAACATCACTGCATTCATCCTCTGCTCTGCAAAGAGTGGCCATGTTATCAAAGGCACTCCCTCTTGCACACTCTCCAAAGTCGAGTTCCAACCACAGTGGCTCAGGAACCCACCAACTGAACTGTGACCAAGGATCTGAACCTGAGGTGCCCATGAAGCCACAACCAAACCTTTTTCCTTTGTCCTTTCCAAAAACCCTTTTGGTAAGAATTGCAAAGGCTCCTCCTCTGCAGCCTCAAGGTAAGCAGCATTTGGTAAATTACTTGGTGCTCTCAAAACCCATAAGAACCTTTGACCACTCAATTCCAAACCCAAAGCTAGCTCATCGATCTGGTGTTGAGACAGTGTTCCACCACTTCCAAAATTAACATACAACACCGAACAAGGTGGCTGCTTGTCCAACCATCTTAAACACTCATCATCCTCATTGTTTGACCCTTTCTGTGTAATGGGTCCCACAGGGTACAGTTTGATCTTCCCATTTACCGATTCTTCCAATGCTCTTATAGCACCTGGTTCCATTTCTAAGAAGGCGTTCATGATAATCCCATCAGCTATAACCATCGCTTTGGCGCGTTCAAGCAAACTCTTGTAAGCTTCACTTGATCGATTTTGGGT
Coding sequences within:
- the LOC106758831 gene encoding UDP-glycosyltransferase 72B1-like, whose protein sequence is MAKTVHIAVVSSPGFSHLVPIVEFTKRLVNLQPNFHVTCIVPSLGSPPESSIAYLKTLPSNIDSIFLPPISKEQFPQGLYMGLQIQLTVTLSLPSIQEVLRSLSSKVRLTALVVDVFAFQVLEFAKELHALSYFYCPGSAMALSLCLHLPKLDEEVSVEFKDLAEPIKLPGCVPLLGIDLPAPTQNRSSEAYKSLLERAKAMVIADGIIMNAFLEMEPGAIRALEESVNGKIKLYPVGPITQKGSNNEDDECLRWLDKQPPCSVLYVNFGSGGTLSQHQIDELALGLELSGQRFLWVLRAPSNLPNAAYLEAAEEEPLQFLPKGFLERTKEKGLVVASWAPQVQILGHSSVGGFLSHCGWNSTLESVQEGVPLITWPLFAEQRMNAVMLSERLKVALRPRFNEDGIVEKEEIAKVIKCLMKGEIGKGMREKMRTLKDFAAHALKDGSSKHTLLELASEWENLSGK